One Tachypleus tridentatus isolate NWPU-2018 chromosome 3, ASM421037v1, whole genome shotgun sequence DNA window includes the following coding sequences:
- the LOC143247552 gene encoding cytochrome P450 3A41-like isoform X1 has translation MWKLKQILSFSYWLGKSHVHVLYYETTSTALGFTTYILVNPQDAQEKIREEMNDFLGQDGVLDYNTVNKLRYLDQVFSESLRVYPPVITFVNRFSDQLDDFKIPKDTTIQVPVWHFHHDPKIWSEPYEFKPESATTWPINRLDLGHETVLA, from the exons ATGTGGAAATTAAAGCAAATTCTATCCTTTTCTTATTGGCTGGGAAAGTCTCATGTCCACGTGCTGTA TTATGAAACAACAAGTACAGCCCTTGGCTTCACAACCTATATATTGGTGAACCCACAAGATGCCCAGGAAAAGATTCGTGAAGAAATGAACGATTTCTTAGGACAAGAT GGTGTCTTagattacaacacagtaaacaaacttCGATATTTAGACCAAGTTTTCTCGGAATCTCTGCGGGTGTATCCGCCAGTTATCAC gtttGTAAACAGATTTTCTGACCAGCTAGATGATTTCAAAATTCCCAAAGACACTACCATACAGGTGCCTGTTTGGCATTTCCATCACGATCCAAAGATCTGGTCTGAGCCATACGAGTTTAAGCCTGAGAG TGCCACCACATGGCCTATCAACCGTTTGGATCTGGGCCACGAAACTGTGTTGGCATGA
- the LOC143247552 gene encoding thromboxane-A synthase-like isoform X2 codes for MLWLVLTVVLLLTVTWFRWRQKKLSFFQNLGIPGPKPNFIFGSLREFQTKGAIKCREEWIKKYGNICGFYYGRLSIIIVADLDLLKQIQIKDFHKFTGRPS; via the exons ATGCTTTGGCTGGTCCTTACAGTTGTATTGTTATTAACAGTTACGTGGTTCAG GTGGCGACAGAAGAAGTTATCTTTCTTTCAAAACCTTGGCATCCCAGGACCAAAACCAAACTTCATCTTTGGAAGCCTGAGAGAGTTTCAAACCAAG GGTGCCATTAAATGTCGAGAAGAATGGATAAAAAAATATGGCAACATTTGTGG ATTCTATTACGGACGTTTATCAATCATTATCGTAGCGGATTTGGACCTcttgaaacaaatacaaattaaagaTTTCCACAAATTTACGGGAAGACCg TCTTAG
- the LOC143245924 gene encoding cytochrome P450 3A24-like, whose translation MMLLVVTVLLLLVVTWFRWRQKKLSFFQNLGIPGPKPNLFFGNLREFQTKGVIKCHEEWIKKYGKICGYYLGRLPMIIVADLDLLRQIQIKDFQKFTSRPVLIPGGTQPMKELKSQFVFKRGKHWKEVRSLLTPTFSSSKMKQMTPIMQKCVGVLLEKIDQKAKTEEDFDIYKMYQGLTVDVLGQTAFGIQTNVQRNPKDTFLTNSIAYTNTQSSEFLIFFINLVCFPELYNILNPIRKLVDVIWHHLSSTPGRSLIEGVTKVIESRRRNPELQRSDLLQMMLDARMAEEDIENVTVKHLTAGEDEPTNDVSNDEKETLKKGKKQMKFITDVEIKANCISFLLAGYETTSSALGFTTHILVNRQDVQEKIREEINDVIGQDGVLDYNTVNKLRYLDQVFSESLRLYPPVVGLVNRLSDEDYQLGDLKIPKDTVIQIPVWHLHHDPEIWSEPYEFKPERFLPENKKDIHPMAYQAFGHGPRNCIGMRMGQLEAKLALSRILRAYMLVPSEKTEIGDIQQNVKFVTVVPGRGIHLKVVPV comes from the exons ATGATGTTGTTGGTCGTTACTGTTCTATTGCTATTGGTGGTAACGTGGTTCAG GTGGCGACAGAAGAAGTTGTCTTTCTTTCAAAACCTTGGCATTCCAGGACCAAAACCAAACCTTTTCTTTGGAAACTTGAGAGAATTTCAAACCAAG GGTGTTATTAAATGTCATGAAGAATGGATAAAAAAGTATGGGAAGATTTGTGG ATACTACCTCGGACGATTACCTATGATTATTGTAGCCGATTTGGACCTTTTGAGACAAATTCAAATTAAGGATTTCCAAAAGTTTACGAGTAGACCG GTGTTAATCCCTGGAGGTACGCAGCCAATGAAAGAACTGAAATCACAATTTGTTTTCAAACGTGGAAAACACTGGAAGGAAGTTCGTAGTCTCCTCACTCCAACCTTCAGTTCCAGTAAGATGAAACAG ATGACACCAATCATGCAGAAATGTGTTGGAGTCCTTCTGGAGAAAATTGACCAAAAAGCCAAAACAGAAGAAGACTTCGATATATACAAGATGTACCAAGGACTAACAGTTGATGTCCTTGGTCAAACGGCTTTCGGAATCCAGACGAATGTCCAGCGTAATCCAAAAGATACCTTTCTAACCAATTCCATAGCTTATACCAACACTCAGAGTTCCGAGTTTCTCATCTTTTTTATTAA TTTAGTGTGCTTTCCTGAGCTTTACAATATCCTTAATCCAATTCGGAAACTGGTGGATGTCATATGGCATCATTTGTCTTCAACTCCAGGGAGATCCTTAATCGAAGGAGTTACAAAAGTGATAGAGAGTAGACGAAGAAATCCTGag CTTCAAAGATCTGATCTTCTGCAGATGATGTTGGATGCTCGAATGGCTGAAGAAGACATTGAAAATGTCACTGTTAAACACTTGACAGCTGGTGAAGACGAGCCAACAAATGATGTTTCTAATGATGAGAAAg AAACTTTGAAGAAAGGGAAGAAACAGATGAAGTTTATTACAGATGTGGAAATTAAAGCAAATTGTATCTCTTTTTTATTGGCTGG TTATGAAACAACAAGTTCAGCCCTCGGTTTCACAACCCATATATTGGTGAACCGACAAGATGTCCAGGAAAAGATTCGTGAAGAAATAAACGATGTCATAGGACAAGAT GGCGTCTTAGATTACAACACAGTCAACAAACTTCGATATTTAGACCAAGTTTTCTCGGAATCTCTGCGATTGTACCCTCCAGTTGTGGG gcTTGTTAACAGACTATCTGACGAGGATTACCAGCTAGGTGATTTAAAAATTCCCAAAGACACTGTCATACAGATCCCTGTTTGGCACCTCCATCACGATCCAGAGATCTGGTCTGAGCCATACGAGTTTAAGCCTGAGAG GTTTCTTCCTGAAAATAAGAAGGATATTCACCCCATGGCCTATCAAGCCTTTGGACATGGACCAAGAAACTGTATTGGCATGAGAATGGGGCAGCTGGAAGCCAAACTAGCCTTGTCCAGAATCTTACGCGCTTACATGCTAGTTCCTTCTGAGAAGACAGAAATT GGAGATATCCAGCAAAATGTTAAGTTCGTTACAGTTGTGCCAGGACGTGGCATTCACCTGAAAGTAGTTCCTGTCTAG